tttcctcaactgaaaaaaagtttaaaaggtcgtaaattttcttccaacgatgaggtaataaaagctattttagtcacaggagggcacacagtcgcaactagcactaagaagttacaagtctgttcgaattttttttttttcttcttctttttgtagattcattcccggtaacgggatgcagcaatgaaaatgaatgaataaaagcTATGGAGTTCTAGTTTGCAgagaaagaagaaacatttttttttaaaggtctagagacgttacaggttcgctgtaataaatgtatccaattaagatccaatatgttgagtaataaaatatttcgacaataAAActtcgtttggttctatagaaggctaagaattcttgaattcctcaatatatcctcgtaaaaccGTACAAACCTGCCACTGTAGTACCAATTCCCAAATCGTTTGCTTGGATTTCGATGTTGTGAAGACCGTCCATGATGGTGTTGACCGGTAGCAAGGGCAACATCAACAACATATGATAGATGTTCCTGAAATAGGAGGTCGTCTCGAGCTCCTTGGACAAACCCAACTCGCATATCTTCTTGTACAAATTCTGAGTGTAATAAAAGACTGAACCCCCGATGTGCGAATCCAGGTAAGTCTCTCCCAGGGCATAATAGATGTTCGCCTCGTAATCTGTCACAATTTCTTCCGGACATAGGTTAGGGGCCAGAGTATCGTGCAGGTACCCGAATATCTTCTTGAAGATTTCCATGGTCCTGTTGCTCACAAGCGCGAACATTATAGGGtaatactgaaaaaaattattgaataattCGTGGCACAAATAAAGGCGTAAaccgaagattatagagtagaaagataggaaacaaagctgctaaagtgatgtgagcgccatctgtgtttcaaatgtgttttcactggccaaaatgtagtcggtttttagtactagcgatatgagggcgtttcccatctttccactctataatctttggtgtaAACCGTAAAAAAAGTTACTCACACTGTCGTCAATCCATACCAGGACCGTTACAAGTtgataattgaaattttcgcAAGTATCTATGCGGAAACTGGCATCCACGTACATCAGCTTGCTGTTGGATACTTTCTTTATGGTGTCAACGTTGGCAAACACAACCGCTTTAGTACCTTCCTCCTCGACTGTGAATCTTTCCTGGTAAAATTGTTTACCCGAAAAGGTGAACTGAAATTTTTGCAACGCATCATCCTCTATGATGTTATAGAAATCGTCGAAGGAATTGACAGGGGGCACTTTTTGGGTCAGTTGATGTTTGCAGATTTCGTTTATTAGACTTCTCAACGGCACCAAAACTGCTATTTCAGGATCCCTAAAACGAAAAGTTGGACTAACGGTTCATCCAAGTTTAAAGAAGCACCCTTACTTTTGACAAATTTGGTCGTAAATATTCCTGAAGTTCATCCCCCTATCAGCTTGCATCTTCTTCTTCATTATGTAGTAAAACATCTGTTTTTTTATTTCCGTACTTGTCAAAGGGTGATGATTGTGAGCTACCGTGACAGCTGCTCTGTTTTCGAATATCTCGTTAGATATCAACTTTTGGGTGGCTTTCGAGGGACAACTTGTCGAGAGACACTtcaaatatctgtgaaaaaagGTTTTGTCTGAATTCTTCGATCAAATTTCATCGGAATTActggaatagggaatactccttctgacgaaaatgatgtattttttatgaaatatctttgaagcacttgaaaatgtaaaataaaaatgggtatttaaaatttaaagcgtttcatgtcgattgcacaagttggcaacatcgactgaaatattccttgataataaaggacaacaaatacattatcttgatgagatagacaaagatggctgtctatgaagtctgcgacgaacgaggaaggtaaaattttatgggattttcatggccggttgcagttgccagtaagtacgcgcctgtaaatcaacagctgttattttataaacaagctgatcggacattgttttttcattgtctagtaggcgctgttgccaaatcgtaaactcggaaccaagcgatttaaattttaaaaccccatatttgaaggatgattttgaatagtttccgctgtgaatttgaaaaaatcatgaattaaaatcataattattcagtttaaacttgcatatgcagtgataacccaaattgaggagaattcctcattgaaaatattccctATTTTTCAGTTATCTGGAAAAAAAGTGAGATATTGCTCGACTTGGGGCACCCGTATAGTTTTAAACCAGCCCAGCTCACCTTTCCTTCCCTTTGCACAGTCTATGTTCGAACAAGTAACCATCGATCAGGGAGAACTCAGTGTCGAAAGCCCCCAATTTTTTGAAGCAAGGAAACACGCCTTTACTCGACTCGAACCTATCCGGAATTGTGACTCTGATGCCCTTCGGTATAACCACCTGTAACGAATCAGTTTCAGCAAcgattattcaaatttccccacCGATCACTCGATTTTTACCTCGCTTTTTCCGATCCTCATTTTGCTGTGTCCCGTCCTTGTCACCGAAGTGTTCACCAAGCTGACCCTCCTGCGTTTATGCGGTAAATAATCCTTCCCATCGTCCGACTCATCGTCACTGACAACCCTCACGATGACCTGATCCATCGACAGTTCGTCCTTAGACATTTTTCCCTCTATAACCTTCTTCAATTCCTCCTGAATCTTCAACTGCTTCTCCGGGGATAAGGGTTTTCTGGCCAGCGCCTCTATCTGGCTGACGCCGAATTTTTTGGGGCTTAAAATGGGTATGGCAGCCTTCGGACTGGAGGTTTTCGACAGGATCTTGGAGCCGGTGTGGTTGGAGGAAGCCCCAGTCTTGAACACCTGGATGTTATCGAATTTATTCGTTCTCGAGATCACTTTCCTGACGTTACCGTCCGGTTCTTTCTTTACGTGCTTGCCCTCGTCCTTTTTATAATTAGTGGGTGTCAGGATGATTTTACGAGTGATATTCTTCGCGCCGTTACCCTTCCCCTTGGTAACAGTCAGTACTTCGGTCTGTTTGTAGCCCGTTTTGGAGGGAGTTATGATGGTTTTCGTGTGCGTCCTCTTCGGCAGACAATCGGTGATGTACTGATAGAAGGGGTTCGTCTTATCGGAGAATTTGTAATTCGGGTGAGCCTTCTCGTACTGCCTCCTCTGTTCGATGTTCATCTCCAGGCATTTCTGTCGGAACTCGTAATATTTCTGGAGGCTGTTGAAGCAGCCGATGCAAATCTTTTTGGAGAATGGATCTTCGAGGCTGACCtacagaaaaatagagaaaaataTGCGCTGAAAAATCAATGACCGAACATACCCCAATCATATATTCGAgtggaaaaaatcgaaaaaagttcaattttttttttagatagaAGCTATATTTTCCCTTATTTGGAGACCTTACCTCGAGAGGGTGTATGCACAGCTGAATGGCCTCCAGGATCATGACATTGTTCTTGATGTTATCCAATATGTTGATATATTTAGATTCGACCAATCCGCAAAGTCTGCAAGTATCTTCTGCAATATGATCGTAATTTAAAAGACCAGTAGTTGATCaaaaaggatgttttcaaaggtttCTCTGACGCAATGTCGAACCCATCAGACTAATTCATATCACCAGAAAtcgcctatacagggtgaatctttgacttgtacaaatattctaacattagattcttgaggtcaaaaaaaacacttttttcctacacaatttttcagattcttttctgataaaaagatttagccattttaagtttcataatgagctgtgccattcCTGGTaagacaaaattaccttcagaataactagctaaatctgtgatactacacatctgtggatcttttaaacagagttttattcagccaaagtccCCTATTTTGGAAATCTCAGAtactttttcttttttgaacaccaaattactcgaaaacggcgcattatacgagaaaatatggagaatactaTTTACTAAACGtagatagcttccaacttagtttcaagagttgggttttttgaatttttggtatttttatggtacataatggtcgtaatgggaaaactggaagacgtgattgatatcttgtgtttgaaaaagattaatcaaataaatgaaaaactatattccggaattcattttattcgataaaaccttttgtgagattatcaaaaataacattttttatggtttttcaacagcctgtatctttcaaaccgagccgatttggaaaaaatggtaaaggaagaaagtgtttcttctgacctcaaaaatctactgttgaaatatttgtacaagtcgaggactcaccctgtatatgatgttCAACGTAACACTGTTCGAATCACATAACTCTtgtaataaatgaaataaacaacgaTAATAAATTATTACCCATACTGGAGACGAATACACAGCTAATATGGATTAATTCATTTATtatcgaaaattaaaaacaaattaaGTGAAAAATGTTCGAAATTTATCGCAAACGAAATTGCGGTAGCTCGTTTATGGTATTATCAATACTACTTCACTGACCAAATGGAAtactgaaaaaatgaatttattgtgattttttcaaaaatattggtAAAAAGGGTTAATATTCTGAGTCGAATGGTTGATTAAGTCATCACGAGATCAAGTTTTTCCTTGCTTTTTGATAATCCAGATCACAAGCTATCCAGTGGTGTATTAAGATCTATTTTACCGATAATTTCATCATTTGGAAAGTTTTCTATgcatcaatcaatcaatcaatcaatcaatgccTTATCCAGTTACCAAATATATACAACAAGAAAACATCAGATTTCAAGCTTCAAATATTGAATCAAAGTgtccgatacttgatgaaaatcaataattgaaCCAAAACAGAATTATTTTCACTAACATAAATTGTTAAACCACGAAATGTGTTATTTTTACCTCcactcacctgaagatgctactacAACAACGAAACACATGTTGaagttagtgaaaatcatataattctgttttAAGTTAACTTCAAACTtttgtggaaaaacaaaaaaactcacCTTTAAAACAATCCAGTATTAACAGGATACACATGGTATAACATTAAATAGTATCACGATTAAAGGAATAACAGTCCTACCTGATAAAATATCCCCTTCCGTAGGTTTCCTGGACGTGCTTGCGGCATAATTATCCGGATTCCTTTTCAAGGGAAACCGTTGGGGTGTTCGCTGTGGCACACCTGACGGTATGCGATGTTGGGAAGCAGGTTGCGTTTGCTGTTTGTTACCTGAATCATTGCACTGCTCAGAAACGTACCCGGAAGGATAACTAACTCGTATCTTACCAGTTTGGCTCAGTATCCCGGTGAAATTGGTGACGGGTTGGGATGATTCGTTGGTGGTAGTCGGAACGAACCACTCCATTACTATGTTTCGAGGAGTATCAAGATCCACCTCTTTCTTAACGACCAGGGTGGCTGCGGGATGCACACCTTCCTGATTTTGGGTTAAATTCTCACTTTCCATACTCTCGTTTTGATCCATGGTAGCGTCGTAATCATCGGATATAAGCTGCTCGTTTATCACGAGTTGTCTTGTGCCCATAAAATTCCCTTTCGGGACATCTGCCGTTTGATCTTTAACCTCTCCTCTAACATGTTGCTTCAGTAATTCCTGCAAATAAAAACTGTTATAAGAGTTCTCCCGAAatcttttaaaattatttcaacgAAAGAAAAAACACATTGTTACTTACCAGATCATCCTCATTACTCTCCGCAGTCTGAGCAACTTGCGCTTCTTCGTTGCGTATCTCCCCTTCAGCACCTTGCACTAACGCAGACTCTACTTCAGAAGCATTCTGAAAATTATCGTTAGAGGTTATAAAATTTTCATGTTCGTTGAGTGACTGCTCGTCTTCCCCCAAGAATACTCGTTGCCCATCCTCAGTTATCAAAGTTTGACCCCCTTGTGCGATCAGAGCCTGACCGTCAGATACAAAAACTTGCTGTCCATTCGTCGTGAAAACCGTTTGACCCTCTGTTACAAATACCTGTTGTCCTTCAGACGTCAGTATCGTTTGGCCTTCTGTTACGTAAACATGTTGTCCTGCGGTGGTGAATATAGTTTGACCTTCTGCGACAAACATTTGCTCATTCGCAGATGTCAATACAGGGGCCTCTCCTTGCGAGTATATCTGAACGGATTCTCCATCTTCTGTTACATATTCTTGATCTTTAGAGTCAGCAGACTGAAACAAATAGCTTTATTTATAACGGATCTACAAAGAAGTTTACACAGATAACCAACCTGATGCAATTCACTCTCAACTGTTAAAAACTGATCACCGCTTTGTGAAACTTCTTCATGTTTGATATCTCTTTTTTCAGCATCATCCTTTTCCATATACTCTTGTTCTAAGAGCCGTTCTTGATATTCCTCGAAACCTGCCAATGGAGTTTGTTTATCTGCTCCAACATCTTCAGCTATGGATTCAGATCCATCGGGTAGAATATCACTTGTATTTATTTCCTGAGATGCATCTATTAAGTTTTCACCTTCTGGTACTGTAGTCATATCTTCCTGATTTTGCACTGAGCCCACAATTTCATTTTGTTCAACTTCCTCATTTTCAGGATTCAAATTACTATCCTGATTCGATATTTGGAGATCCTGATCACCATTAGGTGAATTTTGTTGTACTTCAGTAATATCTCCTGATTGTGTAGAGCTTTCTTCATTGATAGGTATGTAAAAATTTGATGATTCTGAGTCATTCTGAGGGGAGTCTGAAACATGAAAAATTAACGATTCCTCAGTACATAACAGTTTCGGGGGTTCATGAAAATTCAGTTACCTAGACTTTGATTACTCAATTGAAAGGATTCACCACCACCTCCAGCACTTTCAATAGACAACTTGGGAATTGCTGTAGGCAGAACTCTTCGTTCAAGGAAATTCTCTGGAAAAATAATACACATCAAATATTTCTCCCAACCACTCTCATTTCTCTCAATAAGAACTttatgaagttgaaaatttACCTTCATTAACTATATCCTCAATATCATCTTTCTCAAAATGATCCAAACAAACAAAACTGCCATCGTCTGGTAAAACGTCTTCGATATGTAGACTTTTTAGCCAAATATTCTTTAGTTCCTGATCTTCGGGGAACGGCACTCCTTGGGTATTTTCACAATTAGGTACAAAACATCGCATTTTGATCAGCAAGTAGTGACGGTGTAATGGCCGGTAGTTACAGTTTCACCAtgagttttcaaatttttcaatatcgaagCCGCCAAATACATATAACGATTTTGATGCGATATAATTTGTTTATGCCGTTGATGTAAGAGAGTTATCTGTAGTCTTTTTTGCTTAAATTAGATAAGATATTTCGTCTTTTTTAAAGTAACAACAAACTCTGACACAAATGGTCTACACATTGTCAATTTTAAGATTCTATGAAATATGAAAACCTCCATAGAAATGGAGCTCTAATGACGCGGACTTCGTTGCCAACCTAATAATTAAAAAAAGTGGTTAGGAATGTAGGAAACTGAACTCCATAAATCTTTTATCGAGTCATCTGCCTGAATTATTGTTTATCTCTGTAGTATAAtaatctattttttttatattaaaatTCTTTGTTATAAATATAGTATTTAGCTCTTAAAATAGTCTAACAGTGTTTTATTCTGACCATCCCATGATTTTTTTGTAACTCGATCAATAGGATTGTCTTATCCTACTTTTCATTTATATGGATCAATTTAATCTCTTATGTTATCTAGTTAGTTTGTTGGAGGGCTATGACCAGTTTATTAAGCTGCCCATATAACATGTGAATTGTTAGGGACTATTTAGTCAGACGTTACAATAGCACATGTTTTTTTAAGAATGCTGAAAAGAAATGTGACTGGTCCTCCCTCATCCATATTCGTTGAAGTATGCCTACCTCCATGGCTTCACCTCTGTACCTATGGAGGCATATCACCATATTCCAATATGGCGGAAGCTCAAGATGTCGATTCCCACGACTCTTCACTATATGctacaattttcagattttactCATGTCTCGTATTGGTGTATCCATGAAATATAAACATTTTGTTCTGGAAAAATTGTCGA
This genomic stretch from Coccinella septempunctata chromosome 7, icCocSept1.1, whole genome shotgun sequence harbors:
- the LOC123316650 gene encoding uncharacterized protein LOC123316650, giving the protein MRCFVPNCENTQGVPFPEDQELKNIWLKSLHIEDVLPDDGSFVCLDHFEKDDIEDIVNEENFLERRVLPTAIPKLSIESAGGGGESFQLSNQSLDSPQNDSESSNFYIPINEESSTQSGDITEVQQNSPNGDQDLQISNQDSNLNPENEEVEQNEIVGSVQNQEDMTTVPEGENLIDASQEINTSDILPDGSESIAEDVGADKQTPLAGFEEYQERLLEQEYMEKDDAEKRDIKHEEVSQSGDQFLTVESELHQSADSKDQEYVTEDGESVQIYSQGEAPVLTSANEQMFVAEGQTIFTTAGQHVYVTEGQTILTSEGQQVFVTEGQTVFTTNGQQVFVSDGQALIAQGGQTLITEDGQRVFLGEDEQSLNEHENFITSNDNFQNASEVESALVQGAEGEIRNEEAQVAQTAESNEDDLELLKQHVRGEVKDQTADVPKGNFMGTRQLVINEQLISDDYDATMDQNESMESENLTQNQEGVHPAATLVVKKEVDLDTPRNIVMEWFVPTTTNESSQPVTNFTGILSQTGNKQQTQPASQHRIPSGVPQRTPQRFPLKRNPDNYAASTSRKPTEGDILSEDTCRLCGLVESKYINILDNIKNNVMILEAIQLCIHPLEVSLEDPFSKKICIGCFNSLQKYYEFRQKCLEMNIEQRRQYEKAHPNYKFSDKTNPFYQYITDCLPKRTHTKTIITPSKTGYKQTEVLTVTKGKGNGAKNITRKIILTPTNYKKDEGKHVKKEPDGNVRKVISRTNKFDNIQVFKTGASSNHTGSKILSKTSSPKAAIPILSPKKFGVSQIEALARKPLSPEKQLKIQEELKKVIEGKMSKDELSMDQVIVRVVSDDESDDGKDYLPHKRRRVSLVNTSVTRTGHSKMRIGKSEVVIPKGIRVTIPDRFESSKGVFPCFKKLGAFDTEFSLIDGYLFEHRLCKGKERYLKCLSTSCPSKATQKLISNEIFENRAAVTVAHNHHPLTSTEIKKQMFYYIMKKKMQADRGMNFRNIYDQICQKDPEIAVLVPLRSLINEICKHQLTQKVPPVNSFDDFYNIIEDDALQKFQFTFSGKQFYQERFTVEEEGTKAVVFANVDTIKKVSNSKLMYVDASFRIDTCENFNYQLVTVLVWIDDSYYPIMFALVSNRTMEIFKKIFGYLHDTLAPNLCPEEIVTDYEANIYYALGETYLDSHIGGSVFYYTQNLYKKICELGLSKELETTSYFRNIYHMLLMLPLLPVNTIMDGLHNIEIQANDLGIGTTVAGLIEHIQEQWMDKVTPDLFCVHRLENRINENVIAPFKKLRDFLMLNKGKAQRQSLTLVNVVEKLIELENFLQTTYSSENKKSFGRDLSSSQKKNVLKAWHYIESHPKININHFFTKVIGYIKCMENQLWIWGYYKFSGKVTDDLINAANFSIVNTNETEMMVAEDQEAVLAVESNSGFAEGSDNTLVMEAMVGPSGEFVLSNSDTNQESDSSLFKYVYKSET